CCGCTTGACCGGCATACCGTCGAAGGCCAGCACCTTCTTCCCCGCCACAGTGTCCCACGTCAGGTTCACGTTGTTCTTGGCGAGGATCTGGAGACGCAGGGCGGTCCTGACCGTCTTGTTGCAGTAGATCACCGGCCTCACCCCTGACTGGCCGTCCGGGATCCTCTCCGATGCCTCTATCAGCAGATTTACCAGATTGGCAGCGGAGGCACTGCCAAGATCTGAGACATCCACGTTCGCTATTCGGACGATGTACCGCCAGTCCCTTACGGACAGGCCACAATCCCACTCGTAATGACTCCGAAGGACCTGAAGCATGGAACCATCCGCCAGAGTTTTGGTCTGTTCCCCAAGGTTCTGCATTTTGAGCCCTGCATTAGTCCCCTTCGGGAATATACCGTGTATGGACCTTGGCCCCCAGCCAACCACCCAGATGGAGGTATTGTCGTCTCCGGTTCCCCCTGCGTTTAAGATGTTGTACCCACTCTTGGTATCATTCGACGTTGGAGTATTGAACCTAGGGGCAAGACCGAAGAACTTTTCCGGAGTCGTCCTGGTATCCCCATATATGAGGGTCCGAACGAACTCCTGATTCATGCCTTCGACCTGGGCTACGTCCTCCGAAAGACGGAAGGCCTTCTCGTCACCAGCCAGCTTGGACAGTTTTGCGTCACATTCTCCATAGGCTTCAAGCATGCCGGTGGTATCCCTCACCTGCATGGTCTCCGACTTCTGAGGGCTCACGCCGGAGTTCAATCTGCGCCAAGTGGGTTCCGGCAGTCCGACCCTGATCGTCGTGATATGGCCAGTCCCATCATTACACTCCACCCACGGCACGTCAGCGAGTATCTCGTTTGTATCGTTAAGCATCTCTATGACGTTGGCGATCTTGTTACTCGGATCCAATCTTTTCTGTAGATCCGCCAGCGTTAGAAAATCCGTTCCTTTTACGGCCATTTATACCGCCTCCTTTAAATCTCTCTAGCCTGTCCTGGCACGTCTACCGTACCGTACAGACTATCGGCAATACCCCTATCGCTCCTAGACGAGGATCCCTCGGCCATAGCAGACTCCGAGACCATCTCCCCGACCTTTGCAAGATATCCGGCAATAGCAGGATGGTCCGCAAGAACAACACCGGGAAGGTTCTTGTCTCTTCCGTTCATAAGATCGACGAACGCCTCGTCTCCTAGTTCCGCTCCCTTCACCGCCAGAGCCGCTTGCTTATCGAAGTTGTCCCCCCATGCTTTTTTAACATCGCCTACCCAGGACTCCTTCATCTGCTTTAGGTGGTTCATCATCTGTTCCTGCTGAGCCTTCTGCTTATCTCCGTACACGTCTACAAGCTTTTGGGCCTGCTCCTGGGTGAGGTTCAGCTCCTTAGCCAGGTCTCCGAACTCCTTGGCTGCCTCGTCGTCATACGAAACCCCCTCAGGAACCTTGAAGGGCTCGTAAGCTTCCGGAGCACCCTCTTTCTTCGGTTCCTCCTCGCCGCCTTCCGTCTTCCCCTCCTCGTTTGGCTTAGGTTCCTTCGGTGGTTCCCCTCCCTCAGGGACATCAATAGGGGAATCTTCCAGCTTCCCCTCAGGCTGTTCACCACCTTCACCCCCTCCGCCTTCCGGCAATCCTTCAGATGGATCGGCGAAAAACTGGAGGGGCAACGGCCCCATTCTCAGGAAACTGCTATCGTCATTCATTACAAGTCCTCCTTCTGCATGAAAGCATTCCATTCCCGGCGAAACTTACCGAGAAAATCCTCGTCGACCTCGAGGAGCCTGCCGAACAACTGCTGACCCACTGCCTGCTTGCCACAGTTGAAGGCCGTCCACTCGTTGCCGGTCATGGGAGATCGGAATGTGGAACAGTCGTCCAGTAGCTTCAAAGCGAAGCGGCGGAACTGAGGGGCTCCCATCAAAAAAGCGAGGTCCTCCCTTAGGAGCCTCGCCGTCCGTTCGTTCCGTTCCCTCTGAGCTGCTTCCCTTACCTTTCGAGACTCATTCATCTCGGCATGATCGCCTCCCTCGCTGCGTTCTCTCCCACGTTAACCTGCCCAATGTCTTTTATCATCTGGGCCCCTTGAGCGGCCATTTCCATCTGCTGCTGCATGGCCTGCTGTTTCGCCCTGGCTTGCCTGAGCAACGCCACCTTCTCATCTGGCAGAGTTATGGTGGAGGGTACGCCTAGAGCATCGGCATACTCGTCTATGAGCTGGTCGGCGTCCAGCTTATCCAGGACATCCGGCTTGGCTTGGGCGATATTTCCTATGAATCCCGCGAACTGCTCCAGTGCCGTGGTACCGACCATCTTCTGAGCCTGAGCCAGCACAGAGATGTACTCCACCCGGATCTCTTCCTGCTCCACGCCCGGCGGAGGTGGAGGCAATATACCCGATCTCCAGGCAATAGCGAACGTCCGATCGATGAGGGGATCCAACAGCTCCGAGTAAGTCCTTTGGAGCATGGGGCCAAGCATCAGGAGCTTCTCCGTAGACCGCTCTACGATCTCCCTGGCGGTCCGCTCAGTACCATCCATGCCCTGGAACATGAGAAAGAGGTCCACGTAGAACGCCTCTCGTATGTCCTGTTGAGTAGACTGGATACCCTGCCATGCGGCGTTGAGATCCAATCCTAAGTTACCAACAGGCTGAACCATGCCACCTTGGGTATCTGGAACGTAGTTGACGGCACCAGCTAAGAGAGAGACTCCCTGCCCCTGTAATGAGGCCGGAGCGTTGACAGGAGGATGTAGAGCAAGGTCTGAGGCCTCCAGCCAATCCTCCACTTGGGTCTGTAGCATCTTGGCGTCGCCTATACCAACCCACCCTGGCGACTCCACACCGTAAGGGCTAGACCCTACCGTCTCCCATCTTGGGGCCATGACGGGAAACTCGTCATATCCTCCCTCGAAGAGGAAGCCCTCCGATGCCTCTCCCTCCAACCAATAGAGAGACCGAAATGGTTTCTGGGCCGCCAGCTTCGACGTGACGTCCCTTCCGCTGTTTGGCTCGATAAGGTGGAACACCTTGTACCAGGTCGAAAAATCCCTGTTCTCGTAAGCTCTTCTCACTCTTTCCGGAACGCTATCCCAATCGAATTGGTCTATGAGTTGGTCGCAGGTCATCCATATTTTCCTGGCAAATCGGTTCACCCTACCTGTGCGGTCCTGACCTATGGCGTATTCGCCCACTGTGAAGGGGCGGCAGCGGATAACCGTGTCGTAATCCTCCTCGACTATAACGGCCCCGGTCCCAAAACCGCCGAACTCGGTGTATAGACTCGGCAGCACATGGTACAGGTTCGACCGGGCGAAGATCCGATACAGGACCTTTTCTACATCGTCGAGCCAGGATCTAAAAACAGCATCTTCCTTCCTATCGGGATCTCCCGGTATGAGACGCAACCAGGGCCTGGAAGGATTAGTGACCCCACTGTGTAGCCCTGCGGCAAAAGTCCGCAAGGCCCTGACCGGAGTCATTTTGTATATTTCGTCGTCCTCTCTCGAGGTTCTACTGTTGGGCTCCCTATCGTCAAACTCCCCACGCTTGGGAGCTAGGAACCTCGCTATCTCCCTCCACGTGGGCTCCCATGTCTGTCGAGCTCGATAGAGATCTCCATGGACCTTCCTGGCCCGCTCCGTTTTGCTCAGCAAAGACGAACTGGGACGATCACGAGAGAGGGGTTTATTCGGTATGGATATCATGACACGACCTCCCTACTGCCCCAGCTTATTCTTGGAGCCTATGCCACCCAAGATGGTACTGCCAGTACCAGGCCTGGATATGTTAGCCTGTCCAGATGCCCCCTGACCTCCGGTCAATATGGTCGACTGATATCCCTGCCTTCCCGCCAATTTCCGCCGCTGACTTTCTACGTTAGATGCCGAGGCCTTGCCATCGTCCGCAGCCTGCACTTTCTCCGGTGGGGCAACCGACTTCACTTCCGGGGTGGACCCAAAAAGATTACCAAGACACATGCAAATCACCTCCTTATAGTCCGCTTGGGCATGGTAGCTCTGGCGGTGTTCGGTCCAAGCCTAGTCCCCCTCACAGCCACTGGATAGGCGAACGTCAAAGCCAGAGCGTCCGCCAGGTCGGGAGACCTAAAGCCTCGCTCCTTTACCTTCTCCTTCGGCTCGAGGAGCATCTTTCCCGCAGCGTCGAATGAGTAAGTCGGGGTAGCAAGTTCTCCCTTAAGCTGAGGATCGTTAGGCAAGCCACCTCCAGCATCCAGCCACTGACGTATGCCGTCCCACATCTCGCTACGCTTGTTGACGTACCTTCCAGGCTTAGAAGCCTTACCGCCAAAGTTGACCTCCGTGACACTGAATCCCAGCTGTCTCAACCTGTCTATGACCCCTTCCCCTCTGCCCATGTCTATGAAGACCGCATCCGGTTCGTGGGCCATGATCTCCTGAGCCACCATTCCGGCCAGGTCCATGTTGTTGATGTCGTCGATGACCTTTAAGGGGAAGCAGTTAAGCCCCTTGCGGCGACATATGACGGACCGGTCATCCCCAAACCTGGCCACGTCGACGCCGAGGATCACAGGGGCTCCCAAGACGTCCGATTCGGTTATGGTCCTCTTTGCCGCTTTGCTGACCATGTCTATGGTGATGAGCACGTTGTCCACCGATGCGGTGAAGTCGCAGAGGAACTCCTGACGGAATTGGTTATCCGACATAACGGATCTCGCATCTTCCAGCTCTTCTTCCGGAAGAACATTCGTTTCGTCCGCCCTGTAGATGCCTCTGAACCACCCATCCTTCGACGCTTGTTCGTATAGCTCATAAAAGAGGTTCTGCCCCTTGGGCGTGCCTATGAAGACGGCCCACCCCATGCGGTCCGATAGGGCCGGTCTAACGATCTCGGACCAGACCTCCGGCTTCATGTCCGCCACCTCGTCCATGACTACTCCGTCCAGGTAGATCCCTCTCAAGGCGTCGGGGTTGTCCGCTCCGTACAGGCGGATACGGCTTCCGTTAGGGAGGAAGACCTCGAGGTCGCCCTCGGAAAAACGAACGCCTGGGACTACCCCGGAAAATCGCTTGAGGTAATCCCAGGCTATGGCCTTCGCCTGGTTCCTATATGGTGCTATGTAGGCATAACGTGCCGTCTGGGATTCGTCCAGCAGAGCCTTTTTAAGCAGATGGTTCAGGACGCAGACGGTCTTCCCCATCCGTCGATGGGCAACTATGACGCTCCACCGGTGGGACTCAAGTCCCTTGTGTATCTCCGGCTGAGGTGGTCTCGGATGATATGGAATGGTTATCACTCGTTCTCCCATTTTATGGATAGCCCTCCTCCGTTTGGTCCTGTAACTTCGTGCCGGTCCACGAACATTCCCAGGTGCTTGCCGAGGAGCTCGAGGGCCCTGACCTTGTCATGGGTTTTGAGTCTCAACGATCCTCCGTTTTGACTCGTCGTCTCCGAGACCTCAGCCACTATTGCTGCTTGATCAGGCGACAGCTCAGAACTCGGCCTCAGACGTACACCGAAGGGCCCCCACTCCATCACATCCCGAGCCGAGCCAAACGCAATCTTCGCAAGCTCGATAACAACCTGATCCTGCGTGATTTCTGTCCGCTTCTGACGCTCCTCGAGAGCTTTCTTTATGGCTGCTTGAACTTGACTTTTATTGAGTAATTCATGTCCGATTCTGCTGGCATTTTTTGCGCTATACCCTGCTCTGATGGCCGCCGCCGTAGCGTTAAGATCAACAAGGTACTCAGCGACGAAGGCTTTTTGTTTAGCTGTGAGCTTCTTTGCCACGGCGGTCACCTCCAATTTTTTTTAAAAAAGAGCTTGTATTTCTTTATATGGACCCCTTACAATCCATAATGTAATAAAAAACAAAAACAAGGAGTTGGTGAAAATGTCAGACTTAGAGAAAAAAAATGGGGACAATTGTGTTATGGAAAAAACAGCAATCAAATGCATACCGACATGTGAGAAGGCTTACGACCATGAGCCTAAAGGATGCAAAAAAGAGGAAGCTGAAAAGTGGCGATGTGAGGTTTGCGACCCAGATCTGACCATAAACTTTATGAGTTCTTAGGCACAAGGCAAGGCCCCTGCCACATCACCGGCAGGGGCCTTCGCTCTGGCGTATAATCAGAGCAATTTCAGTCAAAGGAGTGGTTGCAGTGCAGTGGGTAAAGAAATACTGGCATAAGACACGAAAATTCCTTGAGGAAAACTTTTTGGTATCTGTCCTAGTGTTGTTGCTACTTCAGGTGTTGCTCCTAATGCGTTTTGAAAAAGTGAATATAAGTTGGTCCGCACTCTCTGCTACTGTCCAACTTCTTCTAGTGATGTTTCAGTGCGTGATTTTCTATCGCCAGGCTAAGATAATGGATCGCCAGTCGGAGATATCACAAAAGGGACTTGCAGTATCGCAACAAGCGAATGCAATATCGAAAGAAATTACTTATTTACCAACCAAAGAAAGTTCATTTTGGACTATTATCAATAAATCAATAGAATTAAGAGATGATCTTATTAAGGTTCATAGCTACAGAAAGAATAAAGGAGAACAAGAACACTCTTCTATTTTTGATCAAAGCATTTCAACTGCGCTACGAAATCTATACAATTTAAACGCCTATGCAAAAATATTTGAAATTATACATAAAAAAAGTATTTTTAAATTTATAGAGATTGACAAAATCAAAGACAAACTTGAAA
The uncultured Dethiosulfovibrio sp. genome window above contains:
- a CDS encoding major capsid protein; this translates as MAVKGTDFLTLADLQKRLDPSNKIANVIEMLNDTNEILADVPWVECNDGTGHITTIRVGLPEPTWRRLNSGVSPQKSETMQVRDTTGMLEAYGECDAKLSKLAGDEKAFRLSEDVAQVEGMNQEFVRTLIYGDTRTTPEKFFGLAPRFNTPTSNDTKSGYNILNAGGTGDDNTSIWVVGWGPRSIHGIFPKGTNAGLKMQNLGEQTKTLADGSMLQVLRSHYEWDCGLSVRDWRYIVRIANVDVSDLGSASAANLVNLLIEASERIPDGQSGVRPVIYCNKTVRTALRLQILAKNNVNLTWDTVAGKKVLAFDGMPVKRCDALLNTESAVSFS
- a CDS encoding portal protein, whose protein sequence is MISIPNKPLSRDRPSSSLLSKTERARKVHGDLYRARQTWEPTWREIARFLAPKRGEFDDREPNSRTSREDDEIYKMTPVRALRTFAAGLHSGVTNPSRPWLRLIPGDPDRKEDAVFRSWLDDVEKVLYRIFARSNLYHVLPSLYTEFGGFGTGAVIVEEDYDTVIRCRPFTVGEYAIGQDRTGRVNRFARKIWMTCDQLIDQFDWDSVPERVRRAYENRDFSTWYKVFHLIEPNSGRDVTSKLAAQKPFRSLYWLEGEASEGFLFEGGYDEFPVMAPRWETVGSSPYGVESPGWVGIGDAKMLQTQVEDWLEASDLALHPPVNAPASLQGQGVSLLAGAVNYVPDTQGGMVQPVGNLGLDLNAAWQGIQSTQQDIREAFYVDLFLMFQGMDGTERTAREIVERSTEKLLMLGPMLQRTYSELLDPLIDRTFAIAWRSGILPPPPPGVEQEEIRVEYISVLAQAQKMVGTTALEQFAGFIGNIAQAKPDVLDKLDADQLIDEYADALGVPSTITLPDEKVALLRQARAKQQAMQQQMEMAAQGAQMIKDIGQVNVGENAAREAIMPR
- a CDS encoding terminase small subunit; the encoded protein is MAKKLTAKQKAFVAEYLVDLNATAAAIRAGYSAKNASRIGHELLNKSQVQAAIKKALEERQKRTEITQDQVVIELAKIAFGSARDVMEWGPFGVRLRPSSELSPDQAAIVAEVSETTSQNGGSLRLKTHDKVRALELLGKHLGMFVDRHEVTGPNGGGLSIKWENE
- a CDS encoding terminase family protein — protein: MGERVITIPYHPRPPQPEIHKGLESHRWSVIVAHRRMGKTVCVLNHLLKKALLDESQTARYAYIAPYRNQAKAIAWDYLKRFSGVVPGVRFSEGDLEVFLPNGSRIRLYGADNPDALRGIYLDGVVMDEVADMKPEVWSEIVRPALSDRMGWAVFIGTPKGQNLFYELYEQASKDGWFRGIYRADETNVLPEEELEDARSVMSDNQFRQEFLCDFTASVDNVLITIDMVSKAAKRTITESDVLGAPVILGVDVARFGDDRSVICRRKGLNCFPLKVIDDINNMDLAGMVAQEIMAHEPDAVFIDMGRGEGVIDRLRQLGFSVTEVNFGGKASKPGRYVNKRSEMWDGIRQWLDAGGGLPNDPQLKGELATPTYSFDAAGKMLLEPKEKVKERGFRSPDLADALALTFAYPVAVRGTRLGPNTARATMPKRTIRR